In Ignavibacteriales bacterium, a single genomic region encodes these proteins:
- a CDS encoding polysaccharide deacetylase family protein, whose protein sequence is MQSIGRSSSPLWSYGISLVCPGLYTSELHRLAGQHVSLWNGKRCGFSLSFDVDFEEDVRALPALVELLEQHGVRASFAVVGILVDKFPAEHKLLADAGHEIVNHTYSHPNHILLTPNRYFDKITVQEQEVEIQRCDEVIRKYIGVSPVGFRTPHFGNQYATSIYEILGKIGYLYSSSTVAPHTPSFGYPFMEREGIWEFPVGTCPDHPFTTFDSWHAFHRKLPFTGQTGWHRSAASFNKLFTRLVQFGIDNGSYVNLYLDPQDFVKADLGKGLRYLQKRESELRILAYDELVKQISAKAKPDA, encoded by the coding sequence ATGCAAAGCATCGGGAGGTCATCAAGCCCCCTCTGGTCATATGGCATTTCACTGGTTTGTCCGGGCTTGTATACGAGCGAACTGCATCGGCTTGCGGGACAACATGTATCTCTCTGGAACGGGAAGAGATGTGGTTTCTCGCTTTCCTTTGACGTCGACTTCGAGGAGGATGTCCGGGCGCTCCCGGCGCTTGTCGAGTTGCTTGAGCAACACGGGGTAAGGGCGAGTTTTGCTGTCGTGGGTATCCTGGTCGATAAATTCCCCGCCGAACACAAACTGCTCGCGGACGCCGGACATGAGATTGTGAACCATACTTACAGCCATCCCAATCACATTCTGCTCACCCCGAATCGGTACTTCGACAAAATCACAGTGCAGGAGCAGGAGGTGGAGATCCAAAGATGCGATGAAGTGATACGGAAGTATATCGGTGTCAGTCCAGTAGGATTCCGTACTCCACATTTCGGTAACCAGTACGCAACATCAATTTATGAGATTTTAGGAAAGATCGGGTACCTCTACTCCTCATCGACTGTTGCACCTCACACACCGAGCTTCGGCTATCCATTCATGGAACGGGAAGGGATTTGGGAATTTCCGGTTGGCACTTGTCCGGATCATCCCTTTACGACCTTCGATTCATGGCATGCGTTCCACAGAAAGCTCCCCTTCACAGGGCAAACCGGGTGGCATAGATCGGCCGCCTCGTTCAACAAGCTCTTTACCCGGCTGGTTCAGTTCGGAATTGACAATGGTTCATATGTCAATCTCTATCTAGATCCTCAGGATTTTGTGAAGGCTGATCTGGGAAAAGGGCTCCGATATCTTCAGAAAAGGGAGAGCGAATTGAGAATCCTTGCTTACGATGAACTGGTCAAACAGATCTCGGCGAAAGCGAAACCTGATGCTTAG
- a CDS encoding glycosyltransferase, which translates to MAVKPTIHFFCFYYPPLARSRSRQVFAHTLAKHGFPVKVITIANPHGFFNKFVFDRSMPDDPPEVEVDRVRSRNWWALGEVLSQLGLLSDAQMNWVWAVRKRFRNISQQPRGVLFGLYPPFADIMLALWAKELTGWPLILDFRDEFLEASGTGTSWRKRKLAEMEERALKAADLVSVASTTLQKRLQDRYSLPPEKFIVTYGGYDDEYRNLREKGSTSDGNLMPGTETRVVYAGAISRHQRPEVLCEAFRRLFDKHPEMKGKISATFYGPENYYYRHFFRHQLSEGLHYGGFLPYGQVQNVVSSYDVGFFSLASELYDYALPRKLFDYIQDELPILAALPDGEARQFVERYSLGKVSHYSDIETLADNLYRYAVDNGEIAKTKANIRKVRAEFSLQNQIGKFAQRITEMVS; encoded by the coding sequence ATGGCTGTAAAGCCGACGATCCATTTCTTCTGTTTCTATTATCCGCCCTTGGCAAGATCGCGCAGCCGCCAGGTCTTCGCGCATACTCTCGCCAAGCACGGTTTTCCAGTAAAGGTCATTACCATCGCGAATCCTCACGGATTCTTCAACAAATTCGTCTTTGATCGATCGATGCCAGATGACCCGCCCGAAGTCGAAGTGGATCGCGTGCGGTCACGGAATTGGTGGGCGCTGGGGGAGGTGCTCTCGCAACTAGGGCTCTTGTCTGATGCCCAGATGAATTGGGTTTGGGCAGTGCGAAAGAGATTCAGGAATATTTCACAGCAACCCCGCGGTGTGTTGTTTGGACTGTATCCCCCGTTTGCAGATATCATGCTGGCCCTATGGGCCAAAGAACTGACGGGGTGGCCACTGATCCTCGACTTCAGGGATGAATTCCTGGAGGCGTCCGGAACTGGAACGAGTTGGCGCAAGAGGAAGCTGGCTGAGATGGAAGAGCGCGCATTGAAGGCGGCGGATCTTGTCTCTGTTGCTTCGACAACCCTGCAAAAACGGCTTCAGGATAGGTACAGTCTGCCTCCCGAGAAATTCATTGTAACCTACGGCGGGTATGACGATGAGTACAGGAACCTTCGTGAAAAGGGGAGTACCTCTGATGGAAACCTCATGCCCGGAACCGAAACGAGAGTTGTCTATGCCGGTGCGATCTCCCGGCACCAAAGACCCGAAGTCCTTTGCGAAGCATTTCGCCGGTTGTTCGACAAACACCCCGAGATGAAAGGCAAAATCAGCGCAACATTCTATGGCCCTGAAAACTATTACTACCGCCATTTCTTCCGACATCAGCTCAGCGAGGGGCTTCATTACGGTGGATTCCTGCCGTACGGCCAGGTTCAAAACGTAGTGTCTTCCTATGATGTCGGTTTCTTTTCTCTGGCGAGCGAGTTGTACGACTACGCATTGCCGCGAAAGCTCTTTGATTACATTCAGGATGAACTACCTATTCTGGCAGCACTGCCGGACGGCGAGGCGAGACAGTTTGTCGAAAGATACTCCTTGGGCAAAGTCTCTCATTACTCTGATATTGAAACTCTGGCCGATAACCTGTATCGGTATGCAGTCGACAACGGCGAGATTGCAAAGACCAAAGCGAATATCAGAAAAGTGAGAGCTGAGTTCAGTCTCCAAAACCAAATAGGCAAGTTTGCCCAAAGAATCACAGAAATGGTTAGTTGA
- a CDS encoding class I SAM-dependent methyltransferase: MRSSWTEYLADPITGGALTLVAFDKQGDDVESGYLVEASGAWYPIVNGVPVFVPNALDLYPDFFQQYKDRLPISSEDKERTRNFRKKHGRIQDSFSYEWGRYHRFLLTYDSQYVFEPDLKPSDFAGKLVLDAGCGYGRHLKLIADIPDTRVVGIDLSLAVHKAREILKGYKNVLIIQADLHHPPLKPGIFDWVYSWGVLHHTPDTRRAFEGLVKFSKVGGGISIKVYQNWFTPAHVAQQLIRRVTCRLPRGLLYWLCYAAVPVNSFYQVLGRHVPGLDELIRFFIKPNPDWRICHTDTFDWWHPFYNHYHKHVEVIRWFEELEIGGIHTYKPNNVVRGNVTLNSASIAAQHLAVNTPGSKWL, encoded by the coding sequence GTGAGAAGTTCTTGGACTGAATACTTGGCGGATCCCATTACAGGAGGCGCGTTGACACTTGTGGCTTTCGATAAGCAGGGTGATGATGTCGAGAGCGGCTACCTGGTGGAGGCGTCCGGGGCATGGTATCCTATCGTCAACGGTGTCCCCGTTTTCGTCCCAAATGCATTGGACCTTTATCCGGACTTTTTCCAGCAATACAAAGACCGGCTTCCAATTTCCAGCGAAGACAAGGAACGGACACGAAACTTCCGAAAAAAACACGGGCGGATACAAGACAGCTTCAGCTACGAATGGGGACGATACCATCGCTTTCTTCTAACATACGATTCACAGTATGTTTTTGAACCAGACCTGAAGCCATCTGATTTCGCGGGTAAGCTGGTACTGGACGCTGGATGTGGATACGGTCGTCATCTTAAGTTGATTGCCGATATCCCGGATACAAGGGTCGTGGGGATTGATCTCAGTCTTGCCGTGCACAAGGCGCGCGAAATCCTGAAAGGATACAAAAACGTCCTGATCATCCAGGCCGATCTTCATCATCCTCCTCTCAAGCCGGGTATCTTCGATTGGGTGTATTCGTGGGGAGTATTGCACCATACACCTGACACGCGTCGCGCTTTCGAGGGATTGGTGAAATTCAGCAAGGTAGGGGGGGGCATTTCGATCAAAGTATACCAGAACTGGTTCACTCCTGCTCACGTTGCTCAGCAACTCATTCGGCGCGTGACATGCCGTTTGCCCAGAGGATTGCTCTATTGGCTCTGCTATGCGGCCGTCCCGGTGAACAGCTTCTATCAGGTCCTGGGCAGACATGTGCCGGGGTTGGATGAGTTGATACGTTTTTTCATCAAGCCGAATCCGGATTGGAGAATCTGCCATACGGACACATTCGATTGGTGGCATCCGTTCTACAATCACTATCATAAGCATGTAGAAGTAATACGTTGGTTCGAAGAACTCGAGATTGGTGGTATTCACACTTATAAGCCTAACAATGTAGTGCGCGGAAACGTCACGTTGAATTCAGCATCAATCGCTGCTCAGCACCTTGCTGTCAACACGCCGGGGAGCAAATGGCTGTAA
- the asnB gene encoding asparagine synthase (glutamine-hydrolyzing): protein MCGICGAYSMVGKAVDKTIVGRMNDCQAHRGPDDSGLYAEPTVALGHRRLSIIDLSVAGHQPMSNEQCFARQRTSGRVWFVFNGEIYNFQELRAGLIDRGHLFQSQTDSEVILHLYEEEGEQCVERLRGMFAFGLWDAGQQRLLLARDRSGEKPLLYGIHNSTLYFASEIQALLSVPGFSREVDPTALRQYFNFLHVPQPGCLLKAIRKLPPATTLTITNGQMSERLYWKPSYRVKWQKSESELVEELRFRLDDVVKTRLVSDVPIGSMLSGGIDSTAVTALAQRHVGGRLQTFSAFFEDEEGRDPDWKFAQLAVDRLGVEHTNVFYNADDLLNILPVAVRHYGEPHAIITTLVSLFLSRHIKEHVKVVLSGNGGDEVFGGYLTYKKVLQLSSPAVQRSLDLIPHSLFRWMRKRLAHTHRAVSGEFGMILYALSLSNEMRRSYNIATSDIWLTTELFSRGAMDSAGDPCSHFQSVFANADADLHFDAWLHTDLMSRMQEYTVIQPDISGMTYGLEIRAPFLDHELIQFAGGLTPDMKVRNGQITKYLLRRALEGIIPDEIVNRRDKTGFSGVTYAHLIGLAQGRWAPYFKDSLFSGILQHCGYFQPRFIESTWRTLLQSDPRSANATLLFQTIWSLVIFEHWWREIMS, encoded by the coding sequence ATGTGCGGTATTTGCGGCGCGTATAGTATGGTCGGAAAAGCGGTGGACAAGACGATCGTCGGGAGAATGAACGATTGTCAGGCTCACCGCGGGCCGGATGATAGCGGGCTCTACGCTGAACCAACCGTTGCTTTGGGCCATAGGCGACTCTCCATTATCGACCTGAGCGTTGCTGGTCATCAGCCAATGTCGAATGAACAATGTTTCGCCCGACAACGGACCAGCGGTCGTGTTTGGTTTGTGTTCAATGGCGAGATTTACAACTTCCAGGAATTGCGCGCGGGACTGATCGACCGAGGCCACTTGTTTCAATCGCAGACGGATTCTGAAGTCATCCTGCATTTGTATGAGGAAGAAGGTGAACAATGCGTCGAGAGACTGAGAGGAATGTTCGCCTTCGGTTTGTGGGACGCGGGGCAGCAACGGTTGCTCCTCGCGCGAGACCGGAGCGGAGAGAAGCCCCTTCTCTACGGAATTCACAACAGCACTCTTTATTTTGCTTCGGAGATTCAGGCTCTTCTCAGCGTCCCCGGGTTCTCGAGGGAAGTCGATCCCACCGCACTGCGCCAATACTTCAATTTTCTTCACGTACCTCAGCCAGGTTGTCTGCTCAAGGCAATTCGCAAGCTCCCGCCCGCCACCACGCTGACAATAACGAACGGACAAATGAGCGAACGGTTGTACTGGAAGCCGTCGTACCGTGTGAAGTGGCAGAAGAGCGAGTCGGAGTTGGTGGAAGAGCTCCGCTTCCGACTTGACGATGTTGTCAAGACGCGCCTTGTAAGTGACGTGCCCATCGGCAGCATGCTTTCTGGCGGCATAGACTCAACCGCCGTGACTGCACTGGCTCAACGACATGTGGGGGGGCGCCTGCAAACGTTCAGTGCATTTTTCGAGGACGAAGAGGGGAGGGACCCCGATTGGAAGTTTGCCCAGCTGGCGGTGGACAGGTTGGGAGTCGAACACACCAACGTGTTCTATAACGCAGATGACTTGCTCAACATCCTTCCCGTCGCGGTCCGGCACTACGGCGAACCTCATGCCATTATCACAACGCTCGTAAGTCTCTTCTTGAGCAGGCACATCAAAGAGCACGTCAAGGTTGTTCTCTCGGGCAACGGCGGAGACGAAGTCTTCGGCGGATATCTCACGTACAAAAAAGTTCTGCAACTCAGCTCGCCTGCCGTCCAGCGGAGTCTTGACCTCATACCGCACTCACTCTTCCGATGGATGCGCAAACGACTCGCACATACTCATCGGGCAGTGAGTGGAGAGTTTGGGATGATTCTGTATGCGCTTTCTCTTTCGAATGAGATGAGAAGATCGTACAATATCGCCACGAGCGATATTTGGCTGACGACAGAGTTGTTTAGCCGGGGAGCCATGGATTCAGCGGGCGATCCGTGTTCCCATTTTCAATCTGTCTTTGCCAACGCAGATGCGGACCTTCATTTTGACGCGTGGCTGCATACGGACCTGATGTCGCGGATGCAGGAGTATACCGTGATTCAGCCCGACATCTCCGGAATGACGTACGGCCTTGAAATTCGAGCTCCTTTCTTGGACCACGAGCTAATCCAATTCGCGGGTGGGCTCACTCCGGACATGAAAGTCCGGAATGGCCAGATTACGAAGTATTTGCTCCGACGGGCATTGGAAGGCATCATTCCCGATGAGATTGTGAACCGAAGAGATAAGACTGGTTTCAGCGGTGTGACCTATGCCCACCTCATTGGACTGGCCCAGGGCCGCTGGGCTCCGTACTTCAAGGATTCATTGTTCAGCGGAATCCTGCAACATTGCGGTTATTTCCAACCCAGATTTATCGAGAGCACTTGGCGCACGTTGCTGCAGAGCGATCCCCGGAGCGCGAACGCAACCTTGCTGTTCCAGACCATCTGGTCGCTTGTGATCTTCGAGCACTGGTGGCGCGAAATAATGTCTTGA